A genome region from Camelina sativa cultivar DH55 chromosome 10, Cs, whole genome shotgun sequence includes the following:
- the LOC104718595 gene encoding uncharacterized protein LOC104718595 yields MSTRLGVSNFFFIVFVVLLFVGASEALRPWKVPVIIRDGVQINYYQTEEYDPIMEKADSASFGDQINKIDTNSAYYAYLHTKRLNIYGEDWLWRIDLLVILFCFSLLLTNLSFRAFFCITSICSARVSKS; encoded by the coding sequence ATGTCAACTAGATTGGGAGTAAGcaacttttttttcattgtcTTCGTCGTCTTGCTTTTTGTGGGTGCTTCAGAGGCTCTCCGTCCTTGGAAAGTCCCGGTCATCATTCGTGATGGAGtccaaataaattattatcaaacTGAGGAATATGACCCAATCATGGAGAAGGCCGACTCGGCATCTTTTGGTGACCAAATCAACAAGATTGACACCAACTCGGCATACTATGCTTACTTGCATACCAAGCGTCTAAACATCTACGGCGAGGATTGGCTATGGAGGATTGATTTGCTtgtcattcttttttgtttctctctattGTTGACCAATTTATCTTTTAGAGCTTTCTTTTGTATCACAAGCATATGTTCTGCTAGGGTTTCAAAATCTTAA